A portion of the Daphnia magna isolate NIES linkage group LG4, ASM2063170v1.1, whole genome shotgun sequence genome contains these proteins:
- the LOC123471179 gene encoding hemocyte protein-glutamine gamma-glutamyltransferase-like translates to MSSPLNQSGSPGMLRRSMMNQQGSPTLLRHSMSGNSGLNNLANSSGFARRNADQDGMGNNASARSGGNSAAYRASLVSHYAEDLDRRRRAERAVEEKLTDGMPSDNLKIDSVELFARDNAREHRTDRYEVVLDSGRDIGSPSTMARSRSMTNMASMTSMDYHSSSSPSTAVLRRGQPFFMAVRMKDRNFDPRRDVLRAVFTFGPNPQVTKGSKVVLPFHMNQREFTRAPQKWDMRIHQQEGFNISCQVHIPANALVGLWRVNIETTTTTPGARIDEFRCKDDIYVLFNPFCREDCVYLDDEELRREYLMNDTGKVFVGTHHRPKGRRWIYGQFSDVALPAAQLLLGQSGLNPTERGNPVQVVRAIASIINANEGFGLLEGKWEGSFEDGVCPWVWTGSSKIFEHYLRNGSKPVKYGQCWVFAAVATSIFRALGIPSRPVTNFVSARDTNHTLSVDKYFDVFGDEMKGGPDGDNQDALWNFHAWTEVWMSRPDLQTGYNGWQAVDPTPPPQCRQNSTGADPKSRGPLAVEGFRRGPSSVESVRRGEIGFAFDTPYLFAEINAEVTHFQEDETSHWGFKKIPVNNYQVGRLILTKRPGADDDVSDADVEDITGLYKTLDNTSRYQRQSDGCFNSLFNQGMTSPYLERRDRERDVIQYPGTSVRRPSAMDIARKPWYDESRYPADSGKTAADRMSAMNAARSVDRAQPIFDSRTLNEDVQFDLVEQEKVAWGQPFNVQVLIQNRSQETRTITAYLCANSVYYTGVTARRLGRSDRQFVLQPGSRETMQLRISWEEYRERVVDYGHIKVFAMASVQETKQSCSAEDDFQLEKPKLDIQVRGNPQIGQECFATFSFMNPVPVTLTECEFSFEGSGLVRAQTVKYRDVKPGEMISFVQKFLPRFNGERKLVATFNSRELGDIVGSRPIHVRE, encoded by the exons ATGAGTTCTCCACTGAATCAATCTGGCTCTccag GCATGTTACGTCGTTCGATGATGAATCAACAAGGATCACCAA CCTTATTACGTCATTCCATGAGCGGAAATTCAGGATTGAACAATTTGGCCAATTCGTCGGGCTTTGCTCGTCGTAACGCCGATCAAGATGGCATGGGGAACAACGCGAGTGCCCGTTCCGGTGGCAACAGTGCGGCTTATCGTGCATCGCTGGTGTCGCACTACGCCGAAGACTTGGACAGACGTCGCCGCGCTGAACGAGCTGTCGAGGAAAAACTAACCGACGGAA TGCCTTCAGACAATTTGAAGATCGATTCTGTTGAGTTGTTTGCTCGAGACAATGCCAGGGAACACCGGACCGATCGCTACGAAGTCGTTCTTGATTCTGGCCGT GATATTGGATCACCTTCTACCATGGCTAGGTCCAGGTCGATGACGAATATGGCGTCAATGACTTCTATGGATTATCACTCATCTTCTTCGCCGTCTACAGCAGTTCTTCGTCGTGGCCAGCCGTTTTTCATGGCTGTGCGGATGAAGGACCGCAATTTCGATCCGCGTCGTGACGTTTTACGCGCAGTGTTTACTTTCG GCCCGAATCCCCAAGTCACCAAGGGAAGCAAAGTGGTTTTGCCTTTCCACATGAATCAACGTGAATTCACCCGAGCTCCACAGAAATGGGACATGCGGATCCATCAACAGGAGGGTTTCAATATCTCTTGTCAA GTTCATATTCCTGCAAACGCACTAGTCGGATTATGGCGAGTGAACATCGAAACTACCACGACAACGCCGGGTGCCCGCATTGACGAATTCCGTTGTAAAGACGACATTTACGTCTTGTTCAATCCGTTTTGTCGAG AGGACTGTGTGTACTTGGACGATGAGGAACTCCGTAGAGAGTATCTCATGAACGACACGGGCAAGGTGTTTGTTGGTACCCATCACCGACCTAAAGGCCGTCGCTGGATCTACGGACAGTTTTCCGACGTGGCCTTACCAGCCGCTCAACTTTTGCTCGGCCAATCCGGTCTCAACCCAACGGAAAGAGGCAATCCTGTCCAAGTTGTCCGTGCCATCGCTTCAATC ATCAATGCGAACGAAGGCTTTGGATTACTGGAAGGCAAATGGGAAGGTTCGTTTGAAGACGGAGTTTGTCCATGGGTATGGACAGGAAGCTCCAAAATCTTCGAACATTATCTACGCAATGGATCTAAGCCAGTCAAATACGGGCAGTGCTGGGTTTTCGCAGCCGTGGCTACTTCTA TTTTCCGCGCTTTGGGTATTCCTTCCCGTCCCGTTACCAATTTCGTCTCTGCACGCGACACAAATCACACGCTGTCGGTCGACAAGTATTTCGATGTCTTTGGAGATGAGATGAAAGGTGGCCCAGATGGCGACAATCAAGATGCCTTGTGGAACTTCCACGCTTG GACTGAAGTATGGATGTCACGGCCCGATCTGCAAACCGGTTACAATGGCTGGCAGGCAGTTGATCCGACTCCTCCTCCTCAATGTCGACAGAACAGCACCGGAG cTGATCCAAAAAGCCGAGGTCCTTTGGCCGTCGAAGGTTTCCGTCGAGGTCCGTCTTCGGTTGAGTCTGTCCGTCGTGGTGAAATTGGATTTGCTTTTGATACTCCATAT CTTTTCGCGGAAATCAACGCTGAAGTCACCCACTTCCAAGAAGACGAGACATCCCATTGGGGATTCAAGAAGATCCCTGTGAACAATTATCA GGTTGGGCGATTGATTCTGACCAAGcgaccgggagctgacgaTGATGTCAGCGATGCTGATGTAGAAGATATCACTGGTCTTTACAAGACTCTCGACAACACGTCTCGCTACCAAAGACAATCTGACGGATGTTTCAATTCCCTCTTTA ACCAAGGGATGACTTCACCGTATCTGGAAAGGAGAGATAGAGAAAGAGATGTGATCCAATATCCAGGAACTTCAGTGCGTCGTCCAAGTGCAATGGACATCGCCCGTAAACCCTGGTACGATGAATCACGCTATCCAGCTGATTCAGGGAAAACAGCGGCTGATCGTATGTCAGCCATGAACGCAGCCCGAAGTGTTGATCGAGCCCAGCCCATTTTTGATTCCCGAACTCTCAATGAAGACGTTCAATTCGACTTGGTTGAGCAAGAAAAAGTTGCATGGGGACAGCCTTTTAATGTGCAAGTTCTCATCCAG AACCGTTCTCAAGAAACGAGAACCATCACGGCATACCTATGTGCCAATTCTGTCTATTACACAGGAGTCACTGCCCGCCGACTTGGCCGTAGCGATCGTCAGTTTGTCCTTCAACCAGGAAGCC GAGAAACTATGCAACTTCGAATAAGCTGGGAAGAATACCGTGAACGAGTTGTCGATTACGGTCACATTAAGGTGTTCGCCATGGCTTCAGTGCAAGAGACTAAGCAATCGTGCAGCGCAGAAGACGACTTCCAGCTGGAGAAACCAAAGTTGGATATTCAG GTGCGAGGAAATCCCCAGATAGGCCAGGAATGCTTTGCTACTTTCTCGTTCATGAATCCAGTGCCAGTTACCCTGACGGAGTGTGAGTTTTCATTTGAAGGATCGGGTCTGGTTCGTGCCCAAACGGTCAAATACCG tGACGTTAAACCGGGAGAGATGATCAGCTTCGTTCAAAAATTCCTTCCCCGGTTTAACGGTGAGCGCAAACTGGTTGCAACATTCAACTCTCGAGAACTGGGTGATATTGTCGGCTCTCGTCCAATTCATGTCCGTGAGTAA
- the LOC116926788 gene encoding uncharacterized protein LOC116926788: MSCLALSVLAEITNNIRVCNAHFVLGKPFYYTGETHPDWAPSLNLDNMYVNAKSAMDRESRRVILNVQRAFQEMVQEPEQVPIENVHLNEEVVNISLTEGHEELFPPLCTEAE; this comes from the exons atgtcatgtttggcgttgtctgtattggctgaaatTACGAATAACATTAGAGTTTgtaatgcacattttgttctag gaaaacctttttactaCACTGGAGAAACACACCCAGACTGGGCCCCATCCCTGAATCTTGACAATATGTATGTTAACGCTAAGTCAGCCATGGATAGAGAGTCAAgaagagtaattttaaatgttcaaaGAG CATTTCAAGAAATGGTACAAGAGCCCGAACAAGTGCCAATTGAAAATGTGCACCTTAATGAGGAAGTGGTTAATATTTCATTAACTGAAGGTCATGAAGAACTTTTCCCTCCACTGTGTACTGAAGCTGAATAA